The sequence CCGCTTCGCTCCCGGCACCAGTGATTTGGTGCAGGAGACCTTCGTGCTCACGCCGAGGAAAATCGAGGAGCACTTCGGGATTACCGGTGGCCACATCCACCATGTGGACAACAAGCGGGGCTTCACCGACCGGCTGCCCTACGAGACGCCGGTGCAGGGGCTCTACTTCTGCAGCGCCGGGTGCCACCCCGCGGGCAGCGTCATCGGCGCGGCCGGACACAACGCGGCCGGCGTGGTGCTACAGGCGCTCGGACGGTGAGTGCAGTCCCACCTGGTGGGATGGCAACGAGATGGATCATTCACGCCGTCGTGTTTAGATGACCAACCCCATGAGCTACCTCGTCCTCGCGCGTAAATGGCGTCCGCAGAAGTTCGATGACATGACCGGACAGGAGCACGTCGTCCGGACCGTCGCGAACGCCATCAAGATGGACCGGGTGGCCCACGCGTACCTGTTCTGCGGGCCGCGTGGAGTGGGCAAGACGACGGCCGCACGTCTGCTCGCCAAGGCCCTCAACTGTGAGAAGGGCCCCACGGCGAACCCGTGTGGCGAGTGCCGTGCGTGCACGGAGATTGCCGCCGGCACCAGCGTGGACGTGGCGGAAATCGACGGTGCGTCCAACAACGGCGTGGAGAACGTCCGCGAGATTCGCGAGAACGCGAAGTACCTGCCGCAGCGGGACCGGCACAAGATCTACATCATCGACGAGGTCCACATGCTGTCGGGGGCGGCGTTCAACGCGCTGCTCAAGACGCTGGAGGAGCCGCCCGGGCACGTGAAGTTCATCTTCGCGACCACCGAGGCGCACAAGCTCCCGGACACCATCCTCTCGCGGTGCCAGCGCCACAACTTCCGGCGGATTCCGGCGGCGCGGATGCTCCAGCGGCTGCAGGAGATCTGCAAGGCGGAGGGGGCGGGAATCTCTGACCGCTCGCTGTCGCTGGTGGTGCGCCAGTCCGAGGGCGGCATGCGCGACGCGCTCAGCCTCCTGGACCAGATTCTGGCGTCGTGCGGGGCCAACCCCACGGATGAAGAGGTGGCCGAGGCGCTGGGCGCCATCGACCGGACGATGGTGCAGGACTTCGCCGAGGCGATGGTCCGCAAGGACGCGAAGCGGGTGCTGGAGCGAGTGGAGGAGGTCTTCAACCGCGGCCTGGACCTGAAGCGTCTGGCGGAGGAACTGGCGCTCCAGTTGCGGCATCTCTTCGTCACCAAGACGCTGGGCCAGGCGCCCAGCGAGCTGGCCGAGTCCGAGCAGAAGGCGCTGCTCGCGCTGGCGAAGGAGGCCGAGACGGCGCAACTCACGCGCCTGTTCGACGTGGTGCACGGCTGCATCTGGGACGTGTCGCGCGCGGCGCAACCGAGGCTCGCGCTGGAGATGGCGTTGCTGAAGGCCATCCAGCTCTCGCCGGGCGGCTCCATTCCGGAGCTGCTCGCCCGGGTGGACCGGCTCGCTGCCGGGCTGCCCCAGGGGGACGGTGCAGCGAAGAACACCACTGGAGCGCCGGGAGGTCGCTCCAGCTCCGCCAACTTTCGCGCCTGAGTCCCGGCACGACGCCGTACCGCAGCACGCCCCTGCCCCGCGTCCGTGGGAAGGCCGCCCCGTGGCCGCGACCGAGCCCGTGCACATGGGTGAGCGGCAGGCCGAGCCGATGCGCGCGGCAGCGCCGACGTACGCGGAGCCTCCGCGCACGGGCGATACCGCGCACGCGTCCGGAGGCCCGCGCTACGCGGAGTCAGCACGCGCGTCCGAGCCGATGCACTCGGCGGAAGTCGCACGCCATGCCGAGACTCCGCGCTACGTGGAGCCTTCACCCGCCTCCGAGCCCATACGGCCCGTCGAGCCGATGCGCTCGATGGAAGGCGCGCGCTATTCCGAGCCGGCGCACACGGGGCCTGCGATTCCGGTCATGCCGCCCGTGGCGCCCACCGGCCCCGTCATGGACGACCTGCCTCCGTCCGCGGCCCGGCCCCTGTCCTTCCTGCGCAACGGTGGAGGCGCTGGCGCCACCGCGATGGCACCGTCGTCGCCCGCCATGCCCGCGTACTCCGCCGAGGACGTGGTGCCCTCCGGTCCGCTGATGGATGGGCTGCCTCCGACGGCGGCTCGCCCGCTGTCCTTCCTTCGGAAGAATGGCGGTGCACAGCCTCCGCCCGCAGTGCCGTCAGAACCTCCGGCAGGAGCCACGCCGCTGTCGCGCACCATGGAGCCCGCGCCCACGGTCCGCGTCACCAACGTGCGCAAGCCGGAGCCGCTCAGTCCTCCGGAGCCTCCGCCGTACGACGACGAAGACGCGCGCTACTACCCTGAGCAGGCCTCGCCCGAAGGCTGTGCCTCCGGCGAGTGCATCCCGGACGAGGTTCCTTCCGAGCCCGTTGCCGCGAGTGCGCCCGCTGCTGCGCCGGTCTCCAGCACACCTGCCATCCCGCCCGCGACGGGCATGCATGCGAACGACGCTGCGTCGTCATTCGCATCGGCTCCGGCTTCTCATGGGGCCGCCTACGCACAAACACCCGCCGCGTCTCCGGCCTCAAATGGCCCCGGTCCCAACGGGCATGCAGCCACGTCCTCACACGGGCCCGCCGCCTATGCGCCCGCATCCGGCGTAGCTCCGGCCTCACCTGCCCCCGGTCCCAACGGGCATGCGTCCACGGTGTCCCCTACCTCGCGCGGACCTGCCGCCTACGCGCAGACGTCCGCTGTGCCTCCGCCGCCCGCGCCGCGCGTGCCCACCACGCCGCCGGTCGCCGCGCGCCCCGCCTTCACGCCTCCCGCTCCAGCCCCACGGACCTTCGCCCCGGAGACGGACAGCGAGCCGGATTCAGAACCCACCGCGGCGCCGCCCCCGGTCGCTCGCGGCCGGGACAACCCGAACCTGCCCCTCATCGAGCGGTGGCGGGCCGCCGTGGAGAGCGTGAAGGGCGCGTCCATCCGTCACGGCACGGCGCTGGCCAACGGCCGGCTCCTGTCCATGCGGGCGGGGGAAATCGTCCTCGGCTTCCTCCCGACGGCGGGCCTCCACAAGATGGCGGTCTCCTCCGCGGCGGGCAAAGCCACCATCGACAAGGCCCTGGCCGAGCACTTCGGCCGTCCGGTGAAGCTGTCCTTCCAGGACATCAACCCGGAAGACAGCCGGGCCACGCTCAGCCTCGCCGAGCAGGACGCCCAGAGCCGCGCCAACCACGAGAAGACCACGGAGGGCAAGGTTCGCGGCCACCCCGCCATCCGCGCGGTGCTCAAGTTCCTGGGCGGCGAAATCGAGCACATCCAGGTCTACGAGCCCGAGCGCCCTTCGGCCGTCCCTGCGGCCGACACTCCGGACGACAGCGCCTGACAACCACCTCGCGCAACGATAGGGTGCGCCTCTCACTCCACGCCGGGACGGGGCCAATGACGGCGCCCGCTCCCAAGAGTACCGAGGAAGCACATGCCTGGCGTTGACCTGAACTACTTCATCCGGCAGGCGAACAAGCTGACGGAGAAGATTGAAGAGCGGAAGCAGCAGCTGGCGGAAGAGACTGTCGAGGCCAAGTCCGGTGAAGGCCGCGTCACCGTCATCGCCAACGGCATCCAGGAGATTCGCAGCATCAAGATCGACAAGTCCGCCATCGACCCGAATGACCCGTCGATGCTCGAGGACCTCATCACCGCCGCGGTGAATGCCGCCCTGGCGAGCAGCCGTCAGCACATGCAGCGCGAGCTCGCGAAAATCTCCGGCGGCATCAAGATCCCCGGCGTTACCTGATACCGGATGACTCCCGACCCGCTGAATCGACTCGTCGCCCAGCTCGCGAAGCTGCCGGGCATCGGCGAGAAGACCGCCCAGCGCCTCGCGTTCCACATCCTGCGAGCGCCGGGCGAGTACGCCTCGGACCTGTCCCTGGCCATCCGCGAGGTGAAGGAGAAGGTGCACCTGTGCGTGCGCTGCTTCTCCCTCACCGACTCGGAGACGTGCGGCTTCTGCCGGGACTCGCGCCGCGACGAGCGCGTGCTCTGCGTGGTGGAGACCTACGCGGACCTGATGGCGCTCGAGCGCACGCGCGAGTTCAAGGGCCGCTACCACGTCCTACACGGCGTGCTGTCGCCGCTGGAGGGCGTGGGCCCTGAGCAGCTCCGCATCAAGGAACTGCTGGAGCGCCTCAACGACAGCCGGGTGGAGGAGCTCATCATCGCCACCAACCCGGACGTCGAGGGCGAGGCCACCGCGCTCTACCTGACGCGCCTGCTCAAGCCGATGGGCCTGCGCGTCACCCGCATCGCCCAGGGCCTGCCCATGGGTGGTGATTTGGAGTTCGCGGACCAGGCCACGCTGGCGAAGGCGCTGTCGGCCCGCCGCGACCTGTAGGCAAGGCACTGGCGGCGCCGGACTTCTGGCGCCGCTACTCCGTCACCCGCCACGAGAAGGGCATCACCACGGTGACCTCCTGGTCCCTGTGGGCCGGGAAGCGCAGCCGCTCGGCCTGGGCTTCGAGGCAGCGGCCCACGCCCGTGGACGCCAGCGGCCCGCGCGTGCCCGCCTGCACCTTGCCGGACGAGGCGATGGTGAGCTGCACCTGCACCTCGCCCTGCGTCGACGGCAGGTCCGCCTTGTAGTGCTCGAAGCAGGAGGTGATGCGCGCACGCCCGCGCGACACCACGCGCTGGATGTCCTCGATGCCCAGCGTCACCAGCTTCTTCGAGGTGGCGGCGCGAGGCTCCGGCTTCCTGCCCGTGTCCGGTGCAACCTCGTCCGTCTCGGAGCCCGTGGCCGGCGCGCCCTGCGCGTTCGCCACCATGGTCCCCACCGAGGTGCCCTGGGCAGAGCCCGTGGGAGAGCCACCCGTCGGCGAGGCCGTCATCGCGACGCTTCCCGACGCGCCGTTGGTCCCCGTTGGAGCTCCGTTCGCGGCAGCAGCCAGCTCCGCGCCCGTCGCGGCGGGAGTCCCCGTGGCACCGGCCCCGGTATTCGCCCCCGCTGCCGCGATGCCCTCGGTCCCACCTGTCGCGGCGCTTCCCCCGGAGGGATTCGCCATCACCGCGGCCGTCCCCTGCGTGCCGCCACTGTTCCCGGACGCCCCTCCCGACTCACCGGGCCTCACGATGGACGGTGACTGCTGGATGCGCTGAACCCCGGCGTAGCCGACGACGCCCGCCCCCACCAGCAGCAGCGCCCCCGCGAGGCCGATGCCCACCATGAGCCCACGCCGGCTCGCGGGCGCGGAGCTCACGGGAGCGGGCACCACGGACACCTGCGGCGCGGCCGATGCCACGCCCACTCCCGCCGCGACGGAAGGCGGACGCGCTGGCGCCACCTCGGGCCCCGGCTGACGGTGGCCATACACGTCTGTCCCGGCCGGCACCCCCGCGGGCATCTGCACGGGCGAGCCCTCCGTGCCGTGCGTGGCGGTGAGCGTGGCCAGCGTGGGGATGCGGGTGCGCTCGGTGAAGCGCTCCTCGCCGAAGTGGCCGCGCAGGAACGCGCCCAGGTGCGTGGAGCCGGACGCGCTCAGGTTCTCCCCGAGGAACGCCTCCAGGTCGTCCGCGAACGCTTCAGCGGACGGATAGCGGTCCTCGGGCTTGAAGGACATGGCCTTGAGGACGATGGCCTCCAGCTCCCCGGGCAGGTCCGGCCGCAGCTCGCGCGGGCGCTTGAAGTCCCCGTGCAGGAGCGCGTTGAGTACCGCGAGGTCGTTCTCCCGGGAGAAGGGCCGCACGTGGGTGAGCGCCTCGTACAGGCTCACGCCCAGCGCGAAGACGTCCGCCCGCCGGTCCACTTCCTTCCCCTGCGCCTGCTCCGGCGCCA comes from Pyxidicoccus parkwaysis and encodes:
- the dnaX gene encoding DNA polymerase III subunit gamma/tau; its protein translation is MSYLVLARKWRPQKFDDMTGQEHVVRTVANAIKMDRVAHAYLFCGPRGVGKTTAARLLAKALNCEKGPTANPCGECRACTEIAAGTSVDVAEIDGASNNGVENVREIRENAKYLPQRDRHKIYIIDEVHMLSGAAFNALLKTLEEPPGHVKFIFATTEAHKLPDTILSRCQRHNFRRIPAARMLQRLQEICKAEGAGISDRSLSLVVRQSEGGMRDALSLLDQILASCGANPTDEEVAEALGAIDRTMVQDFAEAMVRKDAKRVLERVEEVFNRGLDLKRLAEELALQLRHLFVTKTLGQAPSELAESEQKALLALAKEAETAQLTRLFDVVHGCIWDVSRAAQPRLALEMALLKAIQLSPGGSIPELLARVDRLAAGLPQGDGAAKNTTGAPGGRSSSANFRA
- a CDS encoding YbaB/EbfC family nucleoid-associated protein produces the protein MPGVDLNYFIRQANKLTEKIEERKQQLAEETVEAKSGEGRVTVIANGIQEIRSIKIDKSAIDPNDPSMLEDLITAAVNAALASSRQHMQRELAKISGGIKIPGVT
- a CDS encoding protein kinase domain-containing protein; translated protein: MSPPQTTRPAPEEAAAPLLRPYGQYVLVRKLAEGGMAEIFLAKLLGADNFERNVVIKRMLPHLSNIPDFVEMFRDEARLAAKLSHPNIVQIQELGFTEGCYYICMEYLAGEDFSTTLRVAGRRRHYLPFPIVLRVLIDAAHGLHYAHEFCNESGQPLNIVHRDISPSNLYLTYQGQVKVLDFGIAKAESRLVNTRTGVVKGKYMYMAPEQAQGKEVDRRADVFALGVSLYEALTHVRPFSRENDLAVLNALLHGDFKRPRELRPDLPGELEAIVLKAMSFKPEDRYPSAEAFADDLEAFLGENLSASGSTHLGAFLRGHFGEERFTERTRIPTLATLTATHGTEGSPVQMPAGVPAGTDVYGHRQPGPEVAPARPPSVAAGVGVASAAPQVSVVPAPVSSAPASRRGLMVGIGLAGALLLVGAGVVGYAGVQRIQQSPSIVRPGESGGASGNSGGTQGTAAVMANPSGGSAATGGTEGIAAAGANTGAGATGTPAATGAELAAAANGAPTGTNGASGSVAMTASPTGGSPTGSAQGTSVGTMVANAQGAPATGSETDEVAPDTGRKPEPRAATSKKLVTLGIEDIQRVVSRGRARITSCFEHYKADLPSTQGEVQVQLTIASSGKVQAGTRGPLASTGVGRCLEAQAERLRFPAHRDQEVTVVMPFSWRVTE
- a CDS encoding DNA polymerase III subunit gamma/tau, yielding MAATEPVHMGERQAEPMRAAAPTYAEPPRTGDTAHASGGPRYAESARASEPMHSAEVARHAETPRYVEPSPASEPIRPVEPMRSMEGARYSEPAHTGPAIPVMPPVAPTGPVMDDLPPSAARPLSFLRNGGGAGATAMAPSSPAMPAYSAEDVVPSGPLMDGLPPTAARPLSFLRKNGGAQPPPAVPSEPPAGATPLSRTMEPAPTVRVTNVRKPEPLSPPEPPPYDDEDARYYPEQASPEGCASGECIPDEVPSEPVAASAPAAAPVSSTPAIPPATGMHANDAASSFASAPASHGAAYAQTPAASPASNGPGPNGHAATSSHGPAAYAPASGVAPASPAPGPNGHASTVSPTSRGPAAYAQTSAVPPPPAPRVPTTPPVAARPAFTPPAPAPRTFAPETDSEPDSEPTAAPPPVARGRDNPNLPLIERWRAAVESVKGASIRHGTALANGRLLSMRAGEIVLGFLPTAGLHKMAVSSAAGKATIDKALAEHFGRPVKLSFQDINPEDSRATLSLAEQDAQSRANHEKTTEGKVRGHPAIRAVLKFLGGEIEHIQVYEPERPSAVPAADTPDDSA
- the recR gene encoding recombination mediator RecR is translated as MTPDPLNRLVAQLAKLPGIGEKTAQRLAFHILRAPGEYASDLSLAIREVKEKVHLCVRCFSLTDSETCGFCRDSRRDERVLCVVETYADLMALERTREFKGRYHVLHGVLSPLEGVGPEQLRIKELLERLNDSRVEELIIATNPDVEGEATALYLTRLLKPMGLRVTRIAQGLPMGGDLEFADQATLAKALSARRDL